The Toxorhynchites rutilus septentrionalis strain SRP chromosome 3, ASM2978413v1, whole genome shotgun sequence genome includes a region encoding these proteins:
- the LOC129774365 gene encoding zinc finger protein 501-like, producing the protein MAFVSNNLDRCSFCTDICNEDFRHALVPTHLQEQELKTILQKFSSLSPQLSSYPTCGKCRQEFIIAHCIPESCFQILSTAKPADIKMEPELMIDDHDLSDSDNVFKTDTIVDFRSIEQEAEMHIKGEKGEIFVISEMNEEDEGLMKEDHTRLHSGKKSLKCEKCEKMFCSKYRLKLHVRGHTDNPSYSCSNCPKAFWNPSALKQHIRTHTGERPFSCSHCPNKFTDPAALKRHIRTHTGERPYSCPHCPKTFMHSSSLQKHFRAHTGERPYSCPHCPKAFADATTLKFHIPIHTGERPYSCPHCLKAFTRSESLQKHIRAHTGERPYSCPHCPKAFADAVTLKRHIRNHTGERPYSCPHCPKTFMHSSTLKRHLNTHGDDTSGPGQESQVTLKEELTGC; encoded by the exons ATGGCGTTTGTTAGCAACAACCT TGACCGATGCAGTTTCTGTACTGATATATGCAATGAAGATTTCCGTCACGCACTGGTCCCTACTCATCTTCAAGAGCAGGAGCTAAAAACTATCCTGCAAAAGTTCAGCAGTTTATCTCCCCAGTTGAGCAGTTATCCTACGTGTGGCAAATGCCGCCAAGAGTTTATAATCGCCCACTGCATCCCCGAGAGTTGCTTCCAAATTTTGTCCACCGCCAAACCGGCTGACATCAAGATGGAGCCAGAGTTAATGATTGATGACCACGACCTGTCGGATAGTGATAACGTTTTTAAAACGGACACAATAGTGGACTTTAGATCAATTGAACAGGAAGCCGAAATGCACATCAAAGGGGAAAAAGGAGAGATATTCGTCATAAGCGAAATGAACGAAGAAGACGAAGGTTTGATGAAGGAAGATCACACACGGCTACACTCGG GGAAGAAATCGCTTAAATGTGAAAAGtgtgaaaaaatgttttgctcaaAATACAGGCTCAAACTACACGTTCGAGGTCATACGG ATAATCCTTCCTATTCTTGTTCAAATTGCCCGAAAGCGTTCTGGAATCCTTCAGCCCTTAAACagcacattcgaactcatacaG GAGAACGTCCCTTTTCTTGTTCACACTGTCCGAATAAATTTACGGATCCTGCAGCGCTGAAGCGGCAtattcgaactcatacgg gtgaacgtccctattcGTGTCCACATTGTCCCAAAACTTTTATGCATTCTTCATCGCTTCAAAAGCACTTTCGAGCTCATACAG gtGAACGCCCCTATTCTTGTCCACACTGCCCGAAGGCGTTTGCGGATGCTACAACGCTGAAGTTTCATATTCCAATTCACACGG GTGAACGCCCCTATTCGTGTCCACATTGTCTCAAAGCATTTACGCGCTCTGAATCGCTCCAGAAGCACATTCGAgctcatacgg gtgaacgtccctattcttgtCCGCACTGTCCCAAGGCGTTTGCGGATGCTGTAACGTTAAAGCGGCACATTCGAAATCATACGG gtgaacgtccctattcGTGTCCACATTGTCCCAAAACATTCATGCATTCTTCAACGCTAAAAAGACATCTAAATACACACGGTGATGACACAAGCGGCCCGGGACAGGAATCCCAGGTTACCCTAAAGGAAGAGCTAACTGGATGCTGA
- the LOC129774374 gene encoding cilia- and flagella-associated protein 276, translating into MWKSCSSIKRERNEDHIPNIGCEGCYLKELPAPPDSHPCMHWSAGLSPNERVFYHQTLSSARRAAKFVVLGPVPRDSLDVNLASKYNHSEELFRDKNDVVIQEETLGQDTFRRLRNTRDLSPEKIIPLKHPLQMGGLHEKASPNSVKLMNTGPHTPLTNPGYSRQTGDGNFFNY; encoded by the exons ATGTGGAAATCCTGCAGCTCCATCAAACGAGAGCGGAACGAGGATCACATTCCGAATATCGGGTGTGAGGGATGCTACTTGAAGGAACTGCCAGCACCACCAGATTCACATCCCTGCATGCATTGGTCTGCTGGATTGAGCCCGAATGAACGGGTATTTTATCATCAGACACTGAGTTCGGCACGTCGCGCTGCGAAGTTTGTGGTATTGGG TCCGGTACCACGTGATTCGCTTGATGTTAATCTTGCCTCAAAGTATAACCATTCGGAGGAACTATTTCGGGATAAAAATGACGTCGTCATCCAGGAGGAAACATTGGGTCAAGATACATTCCGCCGACTACGCAACACACGGGATTTGAGTCCGGAGAAGATAATTCCACTGAAGCATCCACTGCAGATGGGAGGACTTCACGAGAAAGCATCACCAAACAGCGTCAAGCTTATGAACACAGGTCCACATACTCCTTTAACGAATCCGGGATATTCGCGTCAGACCGGAGACGGAAACTTTTTCAACTATTGA
- the LOC129774363 gene encoding tRNA (guanine(26)-N(2))-dimethyltransferase: MKANAEEESFKTIHEGSAEILVEEHVFYNPVQEFNRDLSICVLSTFSRIVQREKLDAQRKKWKEGEPPLTEPELVAGQKCEQGLRILEALSATGLRSIRYANEIPGVKEIIANDLSKSAVASIEKNVKHNKLEHLITPSFNDAMTLMYTSTHPDKRFTAIDLDPYGHPTRFLDGAVQSIDDGGLLLVTATDMAVLAGNSPEACYVKYGSVPLKTKACHEMALRILLRCIESTATRYGRYMVPLLSISADFYIRVFVRIFTGQYACKKSSSKQSMVYQCTGCESFTLQPLGVLKPNPSEANPNQIKFATPTGPFVSSRCEHCHHQHHMGGPIWSDALYDEDFLKELLITVEMDQFKKLGTIRRIYGTLSVIREELRDVPLYYTLDRLCGTLKLEVIPMMKFRSALLHAGYRVSYSHACKTSIKTDAPVSVLWDILRCWSKLRPIKKERLIEGTPITAIFSKESSKEYNLEDIHPSANPPSRKESLSRFPENPAAHWGPGTRATLMVSDNKMLKSVQNQNKRRKGQKDPKQTKDTESPKTKQLKSSEDNSQNESVHE, translated from the exons ATGAAGGCTAACGCTGAAGAGGAAAGCTTCAAAACCATTCACGAAGGAAGCGCAGAAATTCTAGTTGAAGAGCACGTCTTCTACAATCCGGTGCAAGAGTTCAATCGTGACTTGAGCATATGTGTTCTGTCTACGTTTTCCCGAATCGTTCAACGTGAAAAGTTGGATGCACAACGTAAGAAATGGAAGGAAGGGGAACCACCGTTGACGGAACCTGAGCTAGTAGCTGGCCAGAAATGCGAG CAAGGATTGAGGATTCTCGAAGCGCTATCGGCAACGGGATTACGCAGCATACGATACGCGAATGAAATTCCAGGCGTAAAGGAAATCATAGCGAATGATCTGTCCAAATCAGCTGTGGCATCGATCGAGAAGAATGTGAAGCATAATAAATTGGAACATTTGATCACTCCGAGCTTCAATGATGCGAT GACGCTCATGTACACCTCAACACATCCGGACAAACGCTTCACGGCTATAGATCTCGATCCCTATGGTCATCCAACACGATTTCTGGACGGAGCAGTCCAATCAATAGACGATGGTGGTCTGCTTTTGGTCACTGCCACGGATATGGCCGTGCTAGCGGGGAATTCTCCGGAAGCATGTTATGTGAAGTATGGATCGGTTCCGCTGAAGACAAAAGCTTGTCACGAGATGGCGCTACGTATTCTGCTGAGATGTATTGAATCTACGGCAACTCGATACGGACGCTACATGGTTCCACTGCTCAGCATTTCGGCTGATTTTTATATTCGTGTTTTCGTGAGGATATTTACAGGCCAATACGCCTGTAAGAAAAGCAGTAGCAAGCAGTCGATGGTTTATCAATGTACCGGCTGTGAATCTTTCACGCTCCAGCCGTTAGGTGTTCTAAAGCCTAATCCGAGCGAAGCGAATCCGAATCAAATCAAATTCGCTACTCCTACGGGACCGTTCGTTTCTAGTCGTTGTGAACATTGCCATCATCAGCACCATATGGGTGGGCCCATCTGGTCTGATGCGTTGTATGACGAAGACTTCCTGAAGGAATTGCTAATAACGGTGGAGATGGATCAATTCAAGAAATTGGGCACAATCAGGAGAATCTACGGTACACTTTCCGTGATACGAGAGGAACTACGGGATGTTCCCTTATACTACACGCTGGATCGCCTCTGCGGCACGCTTAAACTTGAGGTCATTCCTATGATGAAGTTTCGATCGGCTTTGCTGCATGCTGGGTATCGTGTTTCATATTCCCACGCGTGTAAAACATCCATTAAAACGGACGCGCCGGTTTCAGTTCTTTGGGATATTCTACGATGTTGGTCCAAGCTGCGTCCCATCAAGAAAGAGCGCTTGATTGAAGGAACTCCAATCACTGCAATTTTCTCCAAGGAATCCAGCAAGGAATATAATCTGGAGGATATTCATCCCAGCGCTAACCCACCCAGTAGGAAGGAATCGCTTAGTAGATTCCCTGAGAATCCCGCCGCACACTGGGGTCCTGGGACACGAGCTACACTAAT GGTTAGTGACAATAAAATGCTCAAAAGTGTTCAAAACCAGAACAAACGGCGTAAAGGCCAGAAGGATCCAAAGCAAACCAAGGACACCGAATCGCCCAAGACGAAACAGCTGAAATCGAGCGAGGACAACAGCCAGAACGAAAGTGTTCACGAGTGA